The following proteins come from a genomic window of Nocardioides albertanoniae:
- the purE gene encoding 5-(carboxyamino)imidazole ribonucleotide mutase, with the protein MSARVGIVMGSDSDWPTMKAAAELLDEFGIEWEADVKSAHRMPQEMLDYGREAAGRGLSVIIAGAGGAAALPGMIASVTPLPVIGVPVPLKYLDGLDSLMSIVQMPGGIPVATVAIGNAKNAGILAARILGVADPELQQKLVAYETSLADLAREKGEVVRRATS; encoded by the coding sequence ATGAGCGCTCGCGTAGGGATCGTGATGGGGTCCGACTCCGACTGGCCGACGATGAAGGCCGCGGCGGAACTTCTCGACGAGTTCGGGATCGAGTGGGAGGCCGATGTGAAGTCGGCCCACCGGATGCCGCAGGAGATGCTCGACTACGGGCGTGAGGCGGCCGGTCGTGGCCTCTCGGTGATCATCGCCGGCGCCGGTGGCGCCGCCGCCCTCCCGGGGATGATCGCGAGCGTCACGCCGCTGCCGGTGATCGGCGTGCCGGTGCCGCTGAAGTATCTCGACGGCCTCGACTCGCTGATGTCGATCGTGCAGATGCCCGGCGGCATCCCGGTCGCGACCGTGGCCATCGGCAACGCCAAGAACGCCGGCATCCTGGCCGCCCGCATCCTCGGTGTCGCAGACCCCGAGCTGCAGCAGAAGCTGGTGGCCTACGAGACCTCGCTCGCCGACCTCGCTCGCGAGAAGGGCGAGGTCGTACGCCGCGCCACCTCCTGA
- a CDS encoding ABC transporter ATP-binding protein, translating to MSEVRAQGLSVAYDDVVAVQPIDLELGAGTMLAVTGPSGAGKSSLLWALAGALTPAAGSVHVDGASLTSRDDATTRGISLIPQGNGLAGALTAEENVLVPLLARKVSPREALQRTGAALALVGLEQSGRHLVDELSGGQQQRVALARAFATRAGVLLADESTSDLDAGNRERMVAALQGEAKRGAVVVLATHDPEAAAVADAELALDEGVATWVRPLTAT from the coding sequence ATGAGTGAGGTTCGCGCGCAAGGATTGTCGGTGGCGTACGACGACGTCGTTGCTGTCCAGCCGATCGATCTCGAGCTCGGGGCAGGGACGATGCTGGCTGTCACCGGGCCCTCGGGAGCCGGAAAGTCGTCGTTGCTGTGGGCGCTGGCCGGCGCCCTGACCCCGGCGGCCGGATCGGTACACGTCGACGGAGCTTCGCTGACGAGCAGGGACGACGCCACCACGCGAGGCATCAGCCTCATCCCCCAGGGCAACGGGCTTGCCGGCGCACTCACTGCGGAGGAGAACGTCCTGGTGCCGTTGCTTGCCCGCAAGGTGTCGCCCCGGGAGGCGCTTCAACGCACCGGGGCGGCGTTGGCCCTGGTCGGGCTCGAGCAGTCCGGACGCCATCTCGTCGACGAGCTCTCCGGCGGTCAGCAACAGCGAGTCGCGCTGGCGCGGGCATTCGCAACGCGCGCCGGAGTGCTCCTGGCCGACGAGTCGACCAGCGACCTGGACGCGGGCAACCGGGAGCGGATGGTCGCCGCGCTTCAGGGCGAGGCCAAGCGAGGCGCCGTCGTCGTCCTCGCCACCCACGACCCCGAAGCCGCCGCGGTCGCCGACGCCGAGCTCGCACTCGACGAGGGCGTCGCCACCTGGGTCCGGCCTCTCACCGCCACCTGA
- a CDS encoding winged helix-turn-helix domain-containing protein, which yields MIEVQEIKLDPDTRRAWRNDEELTLSRKEFDLVHALIKRAGNVVSRDELMRDVWNATFYTSSKTIDVHLGWVRRKLGDDPRKPHLITTLRGKGLRFEKV from the coding sequence ATGATCGAGGTACAGGAGATCAAGCTCGACCCGGACACGCGGCGAGCATGGCGGAACGATGAGGAGCTAACGCTCTCTCGCAAGGAGTTCGACCTGGTCCACGCCCTGATCAAGAGGGCTGGCAACGTCGTCTCCCGTGATGAGTTGATGAGGGATGTGTGGAATGCGACTTTCTACACCTCGTCGAAGACCATCGACGTTCACCTGGGGTGGGTGCGCCGCAAGCTGGGTGACGACCCGCGCAAACCCCATCTGATCACGACACTGCGTGGCAAGGGACTGCGCTTCGAGAAGGTCTAG
- a CDS encoding 5-(carboxyamino)imidazole ribonucleotide synthase — MTLAPTLAIIGGGQLARMMAQPAIALGLPLRLLAEGEGVSAAQVIPDQMVGDYRDLDQLTKVTEGCEVVTFDHEHVPTEHLHALAAAGVAVRPGPDALVHAQDKGVMRERLGELGIPCPRNAIVSSVAEVEAFGFPCVLKTTRGGYDGKGVWVVRDVADVVEPLRVAEEAGVQVLAEELVDFRRELSAIVARSPSGQAAAYPVVHTYQENGVCKEVIAPAPDLSPELAVEGEQIALRVAKELDVTGILAVEMFETVDGRLLVNELAMRPHNTGHWTQDGAVTSQFENHLRAVMDLPLGSPASRATWSVMVNILGSSRPDVGRLYDGFPHAMARDPHLRVHLYGKEMRPGRKVGHVNVYGDDLDDCLERARHAADWFQGDLGNDSD; from the coding sequence GTGACCCTCGCACCGACCCTTGCGATCATCGGCGGCGGCCAGCTGGCCCGCATGATGGCTCAGCCCGCAATCGCGCTCGGCCTCCCGCTCCGGCTTCTCGCCGAGGGCGAGGGTGTCTCCGCAGCCCAGGTCATCCCCGACCAGATGGTCGGCGACTACCGCGACCTCGACCAGCTCACCAAGGTCACCGAGGGCTGCGAGGTCGTCACCTTCGACCACGAGCACGTGCCCACCGAGCACCTGCACGCGCTGGCGGCTGCCGGCGTCGCGGTGCGGCCGGGCCCCGATGCCCTCGTGCACGCTCAGGACAAGGGCGTCATGCGCGAGCGGCTCGGCGAGCTCGGCATCCCGTGCCCGCGCAACGCCATCGTCTCCTCGGTCGCCGAGGTCGAGGCGTTCGGCTTCCCGTGCGTGCTCAAGACCACTCGCGGCGGGTACGACGGCAAGGGCGTCTGGGTCGTACGCGACGTGGCAGATGTCGTCGAGCCGCTCCGTGTCGCCGAGGAGGCGGGCGTGCAGGTCCTGGCCGAGGAGCTCGTCGACTTCCGCCGGGAGCTGTCCGCGATCGTCGCTCGGTCGCCGAGCGGCCAGGCCGCTGCGTACCCGGTCGTGCACACCTATCAGGAGAACGGGGTGTGCAAGGAGGTCATCGCCCCCGCGCCCGACCTCTCCCCGGAGCTCGCCGTCGAGGGTGAGCAGATCGCGCTGCGCGTCGCCAAGGAGCTCGACGTCACCGGCATCCTGGCCGTGGAGATGTTCGAGACCGTCGACGGCCGGCTGCTGGTCAACGAGCTCGCGATGCGGCCCCACAACACCGGCCACTGGACCCAGGACGGTGCGGTCACCTCGCAGTTCGAGAACCATCTGCGTGCGGTCATGGACCTGCCGCTGGGCTCGCCGGCATCGCGCGCGACGTGGTCGGTGATGGTCAACATCCTCGGCTCGTCCCGCCCCGACGTCGGTCGGCTCTACGACGGCTTCCCCCACGCCATGGCCCGCGACCCCCACCTGCGCGTGCATCTCTACGGCAAGGAGATGCGCCCCGGCCGCAAGGTCGGCCACGTCAACGTCTACGGCGACGACCTCGACGACTGCCTCGAGCGCGCCCGCCACGCCGCCGACTGGTTCCAGGGCGACCTCGGCAACGACTCCGACTGA
- a CDS encoding AtuA-related protein, which produces MSDLTVDDLADVRAGDKGDTLILAVLPRDGEAYAVLERDLTPEAVARHFAVTEPVVRTELPHLPALVFRVPAVLAGGVTGYSGLDGHGKSLGYHLLMLRLDRTP; this is translated from the coding sequence ATGAGCGACCTCACCGTCGACGACCTCGCCGACGTGCGCGCCGGCGACAAGGGCGACACGCTGATCCTCGCCGTGCTGCCGCGTGACGGGGAGGCGTACGCCGTCCTCGAACGCGACCTCACGCCCGAAGCGGTCGCCCGCCACTTCGCCGTCACCGAGCCGGTGGTGCGCACCGAGCTCCCACACCTGCCGGCGCTCGTCTTCCGGGTGCCGGCCGTCCTCGCCGGCGGCGTGACCGGATACTCAGGCCTGGACGGCCATGGCAAGAGCCTCGGCTACCACCTGCTGATGCTCCGGCTCGACAGGACTCCCTGA
- a CDS encoding ABC transporter ATP-binding protein, producing the protein MSTGLLIRTHGLVHIYHTEGHDVAALSGVDLDVRPGELMGLLGPSGSGKSTLMGLLAGIFRPSAGKIFVGSHEVSAASSKELDRLRASQVSLMLQGAGRNLLPYATPAANVRFAQRAARRTSTGLPAAEELLDELGIAQVADRPLAGLTPGELQLTALAVALATRPGLVLADEPTSQLGHDARDLVLERLAWINRTHGTTVVLVTHDPHVAAFLPRTVTIRDGRIGGEGRSGEEYAVVTADGSLPLPGHLRDALPPGTLVRFHPVDGHYELVPEHEGVADE; encoded by the coding sequence ATGAGCACCGGCCTGCTGATCCGCACCCACGGACTGGTGCACATCTACCACACCGAGGGTCACGACGTCGCTGCTCTCTCCGGCGTCGATCTCGACGTCAGACCCGGCGAGCTGATGGGGCTCCTCGGACCTTCGGGATCAGGGAAGTCGACCCTGATGGGCCTGCTGGCCGGGATCTTCCGCCCGAGCGCCGGCAAGATCTTCGTGGGCTCCCACGAGGTCTCCGCGGCCAGCTCGAAGGAGCTCGACCGTCTTCGGGCGAGCCAGGTCTCGCTCATGCTGCAGGGAGCCGGACGCAACCTGCTCCCCTACGCCACGCCGGCCGCCAACGTACGTTTCGCCCAGCGCGCGGCCCGCCGCACGAGCACGGGCCTCCCGGCCGCCGAGGAGCTGCTCGACGAGCTCGGTATCGCCCAGGTGGCCGACCGTCCGCTCGCCGGTCTGACACCTGGCGAGCTGCAGCTCACCGCTCTGGCGGTCGCCCTCGCCACCCGGCCCGGGCTCGTGCTCGCCGACGAGCCCACCAGCCAGCTGGGTCACGACGCCCGCGACCTCGTCCTCGAGCGGCTCGCCTGGATCAACCGCACCCACGGCACGACCGTCGTGCTCGTCACCCACGATCCGCACGTCGCCGCGTTCCTGCCCCGCACGGTCACCATCCGCGACGGCCGCATCGGCGGGGAAGGACGCAGCGGGGAGGAGTACGCCGTGGTGACGGCAGATGGCTCCCTCCCCCTGCCCGGACACCTACGCGACGCGCTTCCGCCCGGCACTCTGGTCCGGTTCCATCCGGTCGACGGTCACTACGAGCTGGTTCCCGAGCACGAAGGGGTCGCCGATGAGTGA
- a CDS encoding acyclic terpene utilization AtuA family protein, with protein sequence MGLVIRLGAGAGFAGDRIDPAVELARDGALDYLVFECLGERTVAAGQLRRLADPDGGYDPLLEARMRAVLPVIEPGQTRIITNSGAANPIAAGRRVADVARALDRPTRVAVVTGDDALETVRRLDPVVWETGEPLSTSTEELVSANAYLGAEGIRLALADGPDVVVTGRVADPALYLGPLQHEFGWAADNWPLLAAGTVVGHLLECAGQLTGGYFADPGTKPVPGLARLGFPFADVRPDGTATLGKLDGSGGRLDVRTATEQLLYEVDRPEAYLTPDVVANFSGVSFREAGPDRVEVAGASGAARPDDLKVTLGFRGGWLGEGQISYAGPRALARAELAAEIVRERLADVHGIAPDAIGVELIGAGAAFRGLAPATEPLEVRLRVTARTADATQAHTVGWEVESLYTNGPAGGGGARTGIQQSLVVRSCLVPRDLVSPTVTLMEER encoded by the coding sequence GTGGGCCTCGTGATCCGGCTGGGAGCGGGCGCCGGGTTCGCCGGCGACCGCATCGATCCTGCGGTCGAGCTGGCCCGAGACGGCGCGCTCGACTACCTGGTCTTCGAGTGTCTGGGTGAGCGGACCGTGGCCGCCGGTCAGCTGCGCCGTCTCGCCGACCCGGACGGCGGCTACGATCCGCTGCTCGAGGCACGGATGCGCGCCGTACTTCCCGTGATCGAGCCCGGACAGACCCGGATCATCACCAACTCCGGCGCCGCCAACCCGATCGCGGCCGGCCGTCGCGTCGCCGACGTGGCTCGGGCGCTCGACCGCCCCACCCGGGTCGCTGTCGTCACGGGCGATGACGCCCTGGAGACCGTACGCCGCCTCGACCCGGTCGTGTGGGAGACCGGCGAGCCGCTCTCCACGTCCACCGAGGAGCTGGTCTCGGCCAACGCCTACCTCGGCGCCGAGGGGATCCGGCTGGCGCTCGCCGACGGCCCCGACGTCGTGGTCACCGGCCGGGTCGCCGACCCGGCGCTCTACCTCGGACCGCTGCAGCACGAGTTCGGCTGGGCCGCCGACAACTGGCCGCTGCTCGCCGCCGGCACCGTGGTCGGTCACCTCCTGGAGTGTGCCGGCCAGCTGACCGGTGGCTACTTCGCGGATCCGGGCACCAAACCCGTCCCCGGCCTGGCCCGCCTCGGCTTCCCCTTCGCCGACGTACGTCCTGACGGGACGGCAACGCTCGGCAAGCTCGACGGCAGCGGCGGCCGGCTCGACGTACGCACCGCCACCGAGCAGCTGCTCTACGAGGTCGACCGCCCGGAGGCCTACCTCACCCCCGACGTGGTGGCGAACTTCTCCGGCGTCTCGTTCCGCGAGGCCGGCCCGGACCGGGTCGAGGTGGCCGGCGCGAGCGGTGCGGCGAGGCCTGACGACCTCAAGGTGACCCTCGGCTTCCGCGGCGGCTGGCTCGGCGAGGGGCAGATCTCCTACGCCGGGCCTCGTGCCCTGGCGCGGGCCGAGCTGGCCGCGGAGATCGTCCGCGAGCGCCTCGCCGACGTGCACGGCATCGCACCGGACGCGATCGGGGTCGAGCTCATCGGAGCCGGCGCGGCGTTCCGTGGCCTGGCGCCGGCGACCGAGCCGCTCGAGGTGCGGCTCCGCGTCACCGCCCGCACCGCCGACGCCACCCAGGCACACACCGTCGGCTGGGAGGTCGAGTCGCTCTACACCAACGGACCGGCGGGCGGCGGCGGAGCTCGCACAGGCATACAGCAGTCGCTGGTCGTCCGCTCCTGCCTGGTGCCCCGCGACCTCGTCTCCCCGACCGTGACCCTGATGGAGGAGCGATGA
- a CDS encoding FtsX-like permease family protein — protein sequence MSALRYRLGQGVVIALLSALITACSVFAPLYDRAMQQAATAVTLEKAPSVERNLQLFGPTVEFLLQRTSPASLEQQFPARSLFHDPVMGRNAVTELDLGPESASTPRGGLWWREGQCDHIRITTGTCPDGAREILVTENEAEVYGLEVGRTVHAPGTESLLDENLQRAPTPVVAFEVVGTYLADDEAWWLGLRLEGVAGIAAGSTAQHDVWLTDESTFGGATPLLDSEAAWAGSRLRTEMVGVDELTALGDDLGTLRTRVERAEGERDLSEDSIAWTVTSLPELADGVETQIEQSRTMVPLLLLQLGLLGLIVLWMMMLAATDQRRPDVVVARLRGRGTAGARSLLLGELLPAVLVGVVPGVAVALLASTLARAHSLPGEPPFELPQGTVVSGSVAVAALVLVSYAAVYRVAREPLSTLLHGTHRHRLGWMPGGGDAVAVAACGACVIAFVTGSLTGPIALAAPALLSALIGLVLAHLFTPLATRIGGTLLRRGQLRAGVSLLDASRSIAARRTVALVTVASALAVFSVCGLLVGERNRAVAAEQEAGAPLTAEIYGQNTTAINLESVRRVLGSLDPEGDRVTPVVRATSPGGGATTFAIEPQEFRRIALFGDGGPSAAQWQALENAEAREPVAIITTGPVLDEEPTIVGLDGVQQKGEEIADVDRVPGGGPDVALVDLTAAEKLATPDGDSTISLWFASEDHALLERVSAGLADEGIDVTTTRTLTDVRSDLDESVATWSLRLGVVVGLAAVVIAVLALSVLTATGWRTRARDLASLWLAGVNRRTVRRLPGGTQLLPVVLGVLAGAGAGVLATLLTLPDLPIFAVEPAVDAVNLSVPWAAVGLTTLGCLLVLSTAAVLLGRAVATAARLDRLRETA from the coding sequence ATGTCCGCCCTGAGGTACCGGCTCGGCCAAGGCGTCGTGATCGCCCTGCTCTCCGCGCTCATCACCGCGTGCTCGGTCTTCGCCCCGCTCTACGACCGGGCGATGCAACAGGCGGCCACCGCAGTCACGCTGGAGAAGGCGCCCAGCGTGGAGCGCAACCTCCAGCTCTTCGGGCCGACGGTCGAGTTCCTGCTGCAACGTACGTCCCCTGCATCCCTCGAGCAGCAGTTTCCGGCGCGCTCGCTCTTCCACGATCCCGTCATGGGACGCAACGCCGTCACCGAGCTCGACCTGGGCCCCGAGTCGGCGAGCACGCCTCGAGGCGGCCTCTGGTGGCGGGAGGGCCAATGCGACCACATCAGGATCACCACAGGCACCTGCCCCGATGGGGCCCGTGAGATCCTGGTCACCGAGAACGAGGCAGAGGTCTACGGGCTCGAGGTCGGGCGCACCGTTCACGCGCCGGGAACCGAATCGCTCCTGGACGAGAACCTCCAACGCGCGCCGACACCGGTCGTGGCCTTCGAGGTCGTCGGCACCTACCTGGCCGATGACGAAGCCTGGTGGCTGGGGCTGCGCCTCGAGGGCGTGGCTGGCATCGCCGCCGGCAGCACCGCTCAGCACGACGTCTGGCTGACCGACGAGTCGACGTTCGGCGGAGCCACGCCGTTGCTCGACAGCGAAGCGGCCTGGGCGGGCTCTCGGCTGCGCACCGAGATGGTGGGGGTCGACGAGCTCACCGCTCTCGGAGACGACCTGGGCACCCTCCGGACACGCGTCGAGCGGGCCGAGGGCGAGCGCGACCTCTCCGAGGACTCGATCGCCTGGACGGTGACATCGCTGCCCGAGCTCGCCGACGGCGTCGAGACCCAGATCGAGCAGAGCCGGACGATGGTGCCTCTGCTCCTTCTCCAGCTGGGCCTGCTCGGATTGATCGTCCTGTGGATGATGATGCTCGCAGCTACCGACCAGCGGCGCCCGGACGTAGTGGTCGCTCGGCTTCGAGGCCGAGGCACCGCCGGGGCCCGATCCTTGCTGCTGGGCGAGCTGCTCCCGGCCGTGCTCGTCGGGGTCGTCCCAGGAGTGGCCGTCGCGCTCCTCGCCTCGACCCTGGCGCGTGCGCACTCGCTCCCGGGTGAGCCGCCCTTCGAGCTGCCACAGGGGACGGTCGTCTCCGGCAGCGTCGCCGTAGCAGCCCTTGTCCTGGTGTCGTACGCAGCGGTCTACCGAGTCGCTCGCGAACCGCTCAGCACCCTGCTCCACGGGACGCACCGTCATCGCCTCGGATGGATGCCCGGCGGGGGCGACGCTGTGGCGGTGGCTGCGTGCGGGGCATGCGTGATCGCCTTCGTGACGGGCAGCCTCACCGGGCCGATCGCGCTTGCCGCCCCGGCGCTGCTCTCGGCTCTCATCGGTCTCGTGCTCGCCCATCTGTTCACCCCGCTCGCGACGCGGATCGGCGGCACACTGCTGCGCCGGGGTCAGCTCCGTGCCGGCGTCTCGCTGCTGGACGCATCGCGCAGCATCGCCGCGCGACGAACGGTCGCGCTGGTCACCGTGGCCAGCGCCCTCGCGGTCTTCTCGGTATGTGGCCTGCTCGTCGGCGAGCGCAATCGCGCGGTCGCTGCGGAGCAGGAGGCAGGCGCTCCGCTGACCGCCGAGATCTACGGACAGAACACGACGGCGATCAACCTCGAGTCCGTACGTCGTGTGCTCGGGAGCCTCGACCCCGAAGGCGATCGGGTGACCCCGGTCGTACGGGCCACATCGCCGGGCGGCGGCGCGACGACCTTCGCCATCGAACCGCAGGAGTTCCGACGGATCGCACTCTTCGGCGACGGTGGTCCGAGCGCCGCCCAATGGCAAGCGCTCGAGAACGCAGAGGCCCGCGAGCCGGTCGCGATCATCACCACCGGTCCGGTGCTGGACGAGGAGCCCACGATAGTCGGCCTCGACGGCGTCCAGCAGAAGGGCGAGGAGATCGCCGACGTCGACCGCGTGCCCGGCGGCGGTCCCGACGTCGCCCTCGTCGACCTCACCGCGGCAGAGAAGCTCGCCACCCCCGACGGCGACTCCACCATCTCCCTGTGGTTCGCCTCCGAGGACCACGCGCTGCTCGAACGCGTCAGTGCCGGCCTGGCGGACGAGGGCATCGACGTGACGACGACTCGCACGCTCACCGACGTACGCAGCGACTTGGACGAGTCGGTCGCCACCTGGAGCCTGCGGCTCGGTGTCGTGGTCGGTCTCGCGGCGGTGGTGATCGCCGTGCTCGCGCTGAGCGTGCTCACCGCCACCGGCTGGCGCACCCGCGCCCGCGATCTGGCATCGCTCTGGCTGGCGGGCGTGAACCGGCGCACGGTCAGACGACTCCCTGGTGGCACACAGCTGCTGCCGGTGGTGCTCGGCGTCCTCGCCGGCGCCGGAGCCGGCGTGCTCGCCACACTGCTCACGCTTCCCGACCTACCGATCTTCGCCGTCGAGCCCGCGGTCGATGCTGTCAACCTGTCCGTGCCGTGGGCGGCGGTCGGTCTGACCACGCTCGGCTGCCTGCTGGTCCTGAGCACGGCTGCCGTCCTCCTCGGGCGGGCGGTCGCGACCGCGGCCCGCCTCGACCGCCTACGGGAGACCGCATGA
- a CDS encoding CitMHS family transporter: protein MLSLMGFITVAVILVLLLTNRVAAVVALAGVPVLTALVAGFSPTEVGEFVAGGLGGVVGVVAMFVFAIVYFGIMRDAGMFDPIIRRIVGFAGNAPVTVCLATATLAMAAHLDGAGATTFLITIPAMLPLFDRLGMSRLVLTTCVGLGAGVMNLVPWGGPTARAAATSDVPANELWVPLIPAQLAGMVAVLVIAWFLGRRETRRLSAAPADGARSTEASSATDDLHDGVGALTADEQRLRRPRLFWVNVALTVAVIAALVSAAATPELIFLVAVVVALLINYPGLKTQTDRIEAHAKGAMLMATTLIAAGVFLGILEGSGMIEAMAKTAAGALPDGAAPALPVLIAVLAVPLSLVFGPDPYYFGVLPVLISVGELHGIAAADLAQASILGEETVGFPISPLTGSFYLLVGLAGVDIGKHIRHLIGWAWLVSMVMLAVALVTGVIPVWAS from the coding sequence ATGCTCTCCCTCATGGGCTTCATCACCGTCGCGGTGATCCTCGTCCTCCTCCTCACCAACCGGGTCGCGGCAGTCGTCGCTCTCGCCGGCGTCCCTGTGCTCACGGCCCTGGTCGCCGGCTTCTCCCCCACCGAGGTCGGCGAGTTCGTCGCCGGCGGTCTCGGTGGGGTCGTCGGCGTCGTCGCGATGTTCGTCTTCGCGATCGTCTACTTCGGGATCATGCGCGACGCCGGCATGTTCGACCCGATCATCCGCCGCATCGTCGGCTTCGCCGGGAACGCGCCCGTCACCGTCTGCCTGGCCACGGCGACGCTCGCCATGGCCGCTCACCTCGATGGCGCCGGTGCGACCACCTTCTTGATCACCATCCCCGCGATGCTGCCGCTCTTCGACCGCCTGGGCATGAGCCGACTCGTCCTCACGACCTGCGTCGGCCTCGGCGCCGGCGTCATGAACCTCGTCCCGTGGGGCGGCCCCACCGCCCGAGCGGCGGCCACCTCCGACGTACCGGCGAACGAGCTGTGGGTGCCGCTCATCCCCGCCCAGCTCGCCGGCATGGTCGCGGTCCTGGTCATCGCCTGGTTCCTCGGCCGACGCGAGACCCGGCGGCTCTCCGCTGCGCCCGCCGACGGCGCCCGAAGCACCGAGGCCAGCTCGGCGACGGACGATCTCCATGACGGAGTCGGCGCTCTCACCGCCGACGAGCAGCGCCTACGCCGGCCCCGCCTGTTCTGGGTCAACGTCGCCCTCACCGTGGCAGTCATCGCCGCACTGGTCAGCGCGGCTGCGACTCCCGAGCTGATCTTCCTGGTCGCCGTCGTCGTGGCGCTCCTGATCAACTACCCCGGGCTCAAGACCCAGACCGACCGCATCGAGGCGCACGCCAAGGGCGCGATGCTCATGGCCACCACGCTGATCGCGGCGGGAGTCTTCCTGGGCATCCTCGAAGGCAGCGGCATGATCGAGGCGATGGCCAAGACGGCCGCCGGCGCCCTGCCCGACGGGGCGGCACCGGCGCTCCCGGTCCTGATCGCGGTGCTGGCGGTCCCGCTCAGCCTGGTGTTCGGCCCGGACCCCTACTACTTCGGCGTCCTCCCGGTCCTGATCAGCGTCGGCGAGCTCCACGGCATCGCCGCGGCCGACCTCGCTCAGGCCTCGATCCTGGGCGAGGAGACGGTCGGCTTCCCGATCAGCCCGCTCACCGGTTCGTTCTACCTGCTGGTCGGCCTCGCAGGAGTCGACATCGGCAAGCACATCCGGCACCTCATCGGCTGGGCATGGCTGGTCTCCATGGTCATGCTCGCCGTCGCCCTGGTCACCGGCGTCATCCCGGTGTGGGCCTCGTGA
- a CDS encoding adenylate/guanylate cyclase domain-containing protein, whose product MAKSKQPVNLTSAEVAERAGVSLEQAKRLWRALGFPEIGDDQAFFDEADVNALTKANDIAGNGLVSFDLVVNLTRGIGQSMARLSDYEVSALLHHVETQDEDARTPSELLKATVAVSEHFESAFEEMMLFAWRRHMRAALARAEASVAGPEEQLGTVWQTVGFADIVSFTALSNTLTEEKIGDLVELFESRCADVVATWHGRIIKSLGDSVLFVNDDPLQAYGAAEGIINVVGRDPRMPDVRVGLASGNLVLRLGDVFGPPVNMAARLTAVARRNRIIIDEATAAAMPADEYETRRLAARPVRGFGIVEPVAVRRV is encoded by the coding sequence GTGGCGAAATCGAAGCAGCCCGTCAACCTGACCTCGGCCGAGGTGGCAGAGAGGGCCGGGGTGAGCCTCGAGCAGGCCAAGCGCCTGTGGCGTGCGCTCGGGTTCCCGGAGATCGGCGACGACCAGGCGTTCTTCGACGAAGCCGACGTCAACGCCCTCACCAAGGCCAACGACATCGCCGGCAACGGGCTGGTCAGCTTCGACCTGGTCGTCAACCTGACCCGAGGGATCGGGCAGTCGATGGCGCGGCTCTCCGACTACGAGGTCTCCGCGCTCCTGCACCACGTCGAGACGCAGGACGAGGACGCTCGTACGCCCAGCGAGCTGTTGAAGGCGACCGTCGCCGTCTCCGAGCACTTCGAGAGCGCGTTCGAGGAGATGATGCTCTTCGCATGGCGCCGGCACATGCGTGCGGCGCTCGCCAGGGCCGAGGCCTCGGTCGCGGGCCCGGAGGAGCAGCTGGGCACGGTGTGGCAGACGGTCGGGTTCGCCGACATCGTCTCGTTCACCGCACTGTCCAACACGCTGACCGAGGAGAAGATCGGCGACCTCGTCGAGCTCTTCGAGTCGCGGTGTGCCGATGTGGTGGCGACCTGGCACGGTCGGATCATCAAGTCGCTGGGCGACTCGGTGCTCTTCGTCAACGACGATCCGTTGCAGGCCTACGGCGCCGCTGAGGGGATCATCAACGTGGTCGGGCGCGACCCGAGGATGCCGGACGTACGTGTCGGGCTGGCCTCCGGCAACCTCGTGCTGCGGCTGGGAGACGTCTTCGGGCCGCCCGTGAACATGGCTGCGCGGCTGACCGCTGTGGCGCGGCGCAACCGCATCATCATCGACGAAGCGACCGCCGCGGCGATGCCTGCGGACGAGTACGAGACCCGGCGACTGGCCGCTCGGCCGGTGCGAGGATTCGGGATCGTCGAGCCCGTCGCTGTGCGTCGTGTCTGA